Proteins encoded by one window of Deinococcus radiodurans R1 = ATCC 13939 = DSM 20539:
- a CDS encoding polysaccharide deacetylase family protein, translating to MKRGVRGLLLGAALYIGLPYLLVQVGNLGLVREGRRARREVALTFDDGPDPQTTPAVLAALREADMHATFFVIAGKAQAHPDLIRQMLEEGHEVEAHADKHVHAWIRTPWGAALDPLRAVRAVGAMTGRPVRFHRPPHGAYTLSTWLGQRLAGVRGAHWSIEGCDWHPESIPDTVRERLAALLVPGAVIVLHDAGPGARVTVPLLPSLLADLKARGYRSVTLAELGGAAPQDWPGLKRRGFLALDAVFDRLGHIHFAGGRADNLFRIARVPFPLEGARLADGTPIPHGAPALEFHVNNPILVDLGPRASVRQARREDFRVVARELQTRPEYADVGYVFCLSAVSPLLGLLGFENHDLPAADARRLRRWANVLRRAYGNDPNAKAPRLSVLTREEFLALYGS from the coding sequence ATGAAACGCGGTGTGCGCGGGCTGCTGCTGGGAGCCGCGCTGTATATCGGCCTGCCTTACCTCCTCGTGCAGGTCGGCAACCTCGGCCTCGTCCGCGAGGGGCGGCGCGCCCGCCGCGAGGTGGCGCTCACTTTCGACGACGGCCCCGACCCGCAGACGACCCCGGCGGTGCTGGCCGCTCTGCGCGAGGCGGACATGCACGCGACCTTCTTCGTCATCGCAGGGAAAGCACAGGCGCACCCTGACCTGATTCGGCAGATGCTGGAAGAGGGACACGAGGTGGAGGCCCACGCCGACAAGCACGTCCACGCCTGGATTCGCACGCCCTGGGGCGCTGCGCTCGACCCCCTGCGGGCCGTGCGCGCGGTGGGAGCCATGACGGGGCGTCCCGTTCGCTTTCATCGCCCGCCACACGGCGCTTACACGCTGAGCACTTGGCTGGGACAGCGGCTCGCCGGGGTGCGCGGCGCCCACTGGAGCATCGAGGGCTGCGACTGGCACCCGGAGTCCATCCCGGACACGGTGCGCGAACGCCTCGCCGCGCTGCTCGTTCCCGGCGCGGTCATCGTCCTGCACGACGCGGGGCCGGGGGCGCGGGTGACGGTGCCGCTGCTGCCGTCGCTGCTCGCTGACCTGAAGGCGCGGGGCTACCGCTCGGTCACGCTGGCCGAACTGGGCGGCGCGGCGCCGCAGGACTGGCCGGGCCTCAAGCGGCGTGGGTTTCTGGCGCTGGACGCGGTATTCGACCGCCTCGGCCACATCCACTTCGCGGGCGGGCGGGCCGACAACCTCTTTCGCATCGCCCGGGTGCCGTTTCCGCTGGAAGGCGCGCGGCTGGCAGATGGTACGCCCATCCCGCACGGCGCCCCGGCACTCGAATTTCACGTCAACAACCCCATTCTGGTGGACCTCGGCCCCCGCGCCTCGGTCCGGCAGGCCCGGCGCGAGGACTTCCGGGTGGTGGCCCGCGAATTACAGACGCGACCCGAATACGCCGACGTGGGGTACGTGTTCTGCCTCTCGGCGGTGTCGCCGCTGCTGGGGCTGCTGGGCTTCGAAAACCACGACCTGCCCGCCGCCGACGCCCGCCGCCTGCGTCGCTGGGCCAACGTGCTGCGCCGCGCCTACGGCAACGACCCGAACGCCAAGGCCCCAAGGCTCAGCGTGCTGACGCGGGAGGAGTTTTTGGCGTTATATGGGTCGTAG
- a CDS encoding class I SAM-dependent methyltransferase, translated as MNYDDLAPIYDQQYDSYRDDLHFYAGLAERAGGRVLEIGAGTGRVTAFLTRRGAAVLGVEPSGEMIVGAQARAAREGLTLELVQATAQTFASDERFGLIIAPFNALMHLYTPAEQLAALQNIRAHLAPGGQFVFDLYVPHFGAMNTLRHEGETFHVPDGSRTDLFLLQRHDAPRQVITTEYFADTTAPDGALRRAHHTLTQRYYTRFEMEWLLRCAGFEAPRVTGSFQGGPLVETSEVMVFQARGA; from the coding sequence GTGAATTACGACGACCTCGCCCCCATCTACGACCAGCAGTACGACAGCTACCGCGACGACCTGCACTTCTACGCGGGGCTGGCCGAGCGTGCTGGGGGCCGGGTGCTGGAAATTGGTGCGGGCACTGGGCGCGTGACCGCCTTTCTGACCCGGCGCGGCGCAGCGGTCCTCGGCGTGGAACCGAGCGGCGAGATGATTGTCGGGGCGCAGGCGCGGGCGGCGCGCGAGGGGCTGACGCTGGAGCTCGTGCAGGCGACGGCGCAGACCTTCGCCTCGGACGAGCGCTTTGGCCTCATCATCGCGCCGTTCAACGCGCTGATGCACCTCTACACGCCCGCCGAGCAACTCGCGGCGCTGCAAAATATTCGCGCCCACCTTGCGCCGGGCGGACAATTCGTCTTTGACCTCTACGTCCCCCACTTCGGAGCCATGAACACGCTGCGGCACGAGGGCGAAACCTTTCACGTGCCGGACGGCTCGCGCACCGACCTGTTTCTCCTCCAGCGCCACGATGCGCCCCGGCAGGTCATCACCACCGAGTATTTTGCCGACACGACGGCCCCGGACGGTGCCCTGCGCCGGGCGCATCACACGCTGACGCAGCGCTACTACACGCGCTTCGAAATGGAATGGTTGCTGCGCTGCGCCGGGTTCGAGGCGCCGCGCGTCACCGGCAGCTTTCAGGGCGGCCCACTGGTGGAAACGAGCGAGGTGATGGTCTTTCAGGCCAGGGGCGCCTGA
- a CDS encoding glycosyltransferase family 2 protein, whose amino-acid sequence MSAVPTRQQPTVAVVIPAFNEEETVGDVVRAALTLTPEVVVASDGSADATAQVARTAGARVVELLENAGKGPALAAALQATDAEYVVMLDGDLQGLTREHLDVLLRPVLDGELDMTIGIFAGGGFASDFGNKMTPQLSGQRACRRDWLLGVPRLAAERWPEPAITSHLKATDARWAYVELPQVAQVLKETKRGFWSGVKARSKMYGQLLTFWVRKRKDD is encoded by the coding sequence ATGAGCGCAGTCCCCACCCGACAGCAGCCGACCGTGGCCGTCGTGATTCCGGCTTTCAATGAAGAGGAGACCGTGGGCGACGTGGTCCGCGCCGCCCTGACCCTGACGCCCGAGGTGGTGGTGGCCTCCGACGGCAGCGCCGACGCCACCGCGCAGGTCGCCCGCACGGCGGGGGCGCGGGTGGTCGAGCTGCTGGAAAACGCGGGCAAGGGGCCAGCCCTCGCCGCCGCGCTTCAGGCCACCGACGCCGAGTACGTGGTGATGCTCGACGGCGACCTTCAGGGCCTGACCCGCGAACACCTCGACGTGCTGCTGCGCCCGGTGCTGGACGGCGAACTCGACATGACCATCGGCATCTTCGCGGGCGGGGGCTTCGCGTCGGATTTCGGCAACAAGATGACCCCGCAGCTCAGCGGGCAGCGCGCCTGCCGCCGCGACTGGCTGCTCGGCGTGCCCCGCCTCGCCGCCGAGCGCTGGCCCGAACCCGCCATCACCTCGCACCTGAAAGCCACCGACGCCCGCTGGGCCTATGTGGAACTGCCGCAGGTCGCGCAGGTGCTCAAGGAAACCAAGCGCGGCTTCTGGAGCGGTGTCAAGGCCCGCAGCAAGATGTACGGGCAACTGCTGACCTTCTGGGTGCGTAAGCGCAAGGATGACTGA
- a CDS encoding TetR/AcrR family transcriptional regulator has protein sequence MKVDRQEQDEARRTRIARAAFELFARTGLDSVSAQDIARAAFVSRTNLYRYFPSKTHMLLAHFERTVGETRAEALRRLSSGANPQVVWQLVTTRMADLGVRYRHLAGAVGQAVLGRSRPAEGTPSGPVPQELQTAQTLVSLVEPVLSAMRQQGKLRPDADTRFLAALLVDACLMSLLHGGHRNQREVLGDWQDRFSLLMHGALAPNAPALPPDGQRPPASSDEPPTPPLSESR, from the coding sequence ATGAAGGTGGATCGGCAGGAACAGGACGAGGCGCGGCGCACCCGCATCGCACGGGCAGCCTTCGAGCTGTTTGCCCGCACCGGGCTCGACAGCGTGAGCGCGCAGGACATCGCCCGCGCCGCTTTTGTGAGCCGCACCAACCTGTACCGCTACTTTCCCAGCAAGACGCACATGCTGCTCGCGCATTTCGAGCGCACGGTGGGCGAGACGCGCGCCGAGGCCCTGCGGCGCCTGAGCAGCGGCGCCAACCCGCAGGTCGTGTGGCAACTCGTGACCACGCGCATGGCCGACCTCGGCGTTCGCTACCGGCATCTGGCGGGCGCGGTGGGGCAAGCGGTGCTGGGCCGCAGCCGCCCCGCCGAGGGCACCCCGAGCGGCCCGGTACCGCAGGAACTGCAAACGGCGCAGACGCTGGTGAGCCTCGTCGAGCCGGTCCTGAGCGCCATGCGGCAACAGGGCAAGCTGCGGCCCGACGCCGACACCCGGTTTCTGGCCGCGCTGCTGGTGGACGCCTGCCTGATGTCGCTGCTGCACGGCGGGCACCGCAACCAGCGCGAGGTGCTCGGCGACTGGCAGGACCGCTTTTCGCTGCTGATGCACGGGGCACTGGCCCCTAACGCCCCTGCCCTGCCGCCCGACGGCCAGCGGCCCCCGGCAAGCTCCGACGAGCCGCCCACGCCACCCTTGTCCGAGTCTCGCTGA
- the hpf gene encoding ribosome hibernation-promoting factor, HPF/YfiA family, with amino-acid sequence MQIYQLSGRNVEVTEPMREYVEEKLSRLDRYTDQITDARVTLTVRDVRNNERRNRVEVQLNVPGGIIRAEEHHADMYAAIDKASDVLERQLRKFKTRYMKQRQEGRPEPLPGPAEAEVNAQGSGAAMDDVSEFHPEIVRQKRFELRPMSAEDAVVQMEALGHDFYVFQDLQGQTGVVYRRRDGHYGLIGSS; translated from the coding sequence GTGCAGATTTATCAGCTCTCTGGCCGCAACGTCGAAGTCACCGAACCCATGCGCGAGTACGTGGAAGAAAAGCTCTCGCGCCTCGACCGGTACACCGACCAGATCACCGACGCCCGCGTGACCCTGACCGTGCGTGACGTGCGCAACAACGAGCGGCGCAACCGGGTGGAAGTGCAGCTCAATGTGCCCGGCGGCATCATTCGTGCCGAGGAGCACCACGCCGATATGTACGCGGCCATCGACAAGGCCAGTGACGTGCTGGAACGCCAGCTGCGCAAATTCAAGACCCGCTACATGAAGCAGCGCCAGGAAGGCCGCCCCGAGCCCCTGCCCGGCCCCGCCGAGGCCGAGGTCAATGCCCAGGGCAGCGGCGCAGCAATGGACGACGTGTCCGAATTTCACCCCGAAATCGTGCGCCAGAAGCGCTTCGAACTGCGCCCGATGTCCGCCGAGGACGCCGTGGTGCAGATGGAAGCCCTCGGGCACGACTTCTACGTCTTTCAGGACCTGCAAGGCCAGACCGGCGTGGTCTACCGCCGCCGTGACGGGCACTACGGCCTAATCGGCTCGAGCTGA
- the scpA gene encoding methylmalonyl-CoA mutase — protein MTDPSAMTDLSAWKAVARKDLKGAEPDTLNRETPEGLTLKPLYTRADTAGLNTDTLPGLPPYTRGPRATMYAARPWTIRQYAGFSTAEESNAFYRRNLAAGQKGLSVAFDLATHRGYDSDHPRVVGDVGKAGVAIDSVEDMKILFDGIPLNEMSVSMTMNGAVLPILAGYIVVGLEQGAKLEELSGTIQNDILKEFMVRNTYIYPPEPSMRIIADIIEYTAQNMPRFNSISISGYHLQEAGANAALELAYTLSDGLEYVRAALGKGLDVDAFAPRLSFFFAIGMNFYTEVAKLRAARLLWDEIMAQFSPKNPMSRALRTHCQTSGWSLTEQDPYNNVVRTAVEAMAAVFGGTQSLHTNSFDEAIGLPTDFSARIARNTQLIIQEETGIPQVVDPWGGSYLMERLTHDLAEKARELMREVESLGGMAKAIESGVPKLRIEESAARKQARIDRGEDVIVGVNKYRPTAETPVDVLDIDNAAVRESQIARLNKLRGERDGEAVQAALSALTECAKTGQGNLLALSVEAMKVRCTLGEVSDALEKVWGRHSAEVRTLSGVYAAGYEGDEDFSALQRDIDAFAEAEGRRPRILVVKMGQDGHDRGAKVIATGFADLGFDVDVGPLFQTPEEAARQAVENDVHVVGVSSQAAGHKTLVPQLIQALRAEGAGDILVVVGGVIPQQDYPALREAGAAGIFGPGTPIMSSARDVLDLLRK, from the coding sequence ATGACTGACCCGAGCGCCATGACCGACCTGAGCGCGTGGAAAGCCGTGGCCCGCAAGGACCTGAAAGGGGCCGAGCCGGACACGCTCAATCGCGAAACGCCCGAGGGCCTGACCCTCAAACCGCTTTACACTCGCGCCGATACCGCGGGGCTGAACACCGACACCCTGCCCGGCCTGCCGCCCTACACCCGCGGCCCGCGTGCCACCATGTACGCCGCCCGCCCCTGGACCATCCGGCAGTACGCGGGCTTTTCGACCGCCGAGGAATCCAACGCCTTTTACCGCCGTAACCTCGCCGCCGGGCAAAAGGGCCTGTCCGTCGCCTTCGACCTCGCCACCCACCGGGGCTACGACTCCGACCACCCCCGCGTGGTGGGCGACGTGGGCAAGGCGGGCGTGGCGATTGACTCCGTTGAGGACATGAAGATTCTGTTCGACGGCATTCCGCTGAACGAAATGTCCGTCTCCATGACCATGAACGGCGCGGTGCTGCCCATCCTCGCCGGGTACATCGTGGTGGGGCTGGAACAGGGTGCCAAACTCGAAGAGCTGTCGGGCACCATCCAGAACGACATTCTCAAAGAGTTCATGGTCCGCAACACCTACATCTATCCGCCTGAGCCGTCCATGCGGATTATTGCCGACATCATCGAGTACACGGCGCAGAACATGCCGCGCTTCAACTCGATTTCCATCTCCGGCTACCACTTGCAGGAGGCCGGGGCGAACGCCGCGCTCGAACTCGCCTACACGCTCTCCGACGGCCTGGAATATGTCCGCGCCGCGCTCGGCAAGGGGCTGGACGTGGACGCCTTCGCGCCCCGGCTGAGCTTTTTCTTTGCCATCGGGATGAACTTCTACACCGAAGTCGCCAAGCTGCGCGCCGCCCGCTTGCTGTGGGACGAAATTATGGCGCAGTTCAGCCCGAAAAATCCCATGAGCCGGGCGCTGCGGACCCACTGCCAGACCTCCGGCTGGTCGCTGACTGAGCAGGACCCCTACAACAACGTCGTTCGCACGGCGGTGGAGGCGATGGCGGCGGTGTTCGGCGGCACGCAGAGCCTCCACACCAACTCCTTTGACGAGGCGATTGGCCTGCCCACCGACTTTTCCGCCCGGATTGCCCGCAACACGCAGCTCATCATTCAGGAAGAAACCGGCATTCCGCAGGTAGTCGACCCCTGGGGCGGCTCGTACCTGATGGAGCGGCTGACCCACGACCTCGCCGAAAAGGCCCGCGAACTGATGCGCGAGGTGGAGAGCTTGGGCGGCATGGCGAAGGCCATCGAGTCGGGCGTGCCCAAGCTCCGCATCGAGGAATCGGCGGCCCGCAAACAGGCCCGTATCGACCGGGGCGAGGACGTGATTGTCGGCGTGAACAAGTACCGCCCGACCGCTGAAACTCCAGTGGACGTGCTCGACATCGACAACGCCGCCGTGCGCGAGTCGCAGATTGCCCGCCTGAACAAACTGCGCGGGGAACGCGACGGAGAGGCGGTGCAAGCGGCACTCAGCGCGCTGACCGAGTGTGCGAAGACCGGCCAGGGCAACCTGCTCGCCCTGAGCGTAGAAGCCATGAAAGTGCGCTGCACGCTGGGCGAAGTCAGTGACGCGCTGGAAAAAGTCTGGGGCCGCCACAGCGCCGAGGTGCGGACGCTGTCGGGCGTCTACGCGGCGGGCTATGAGGGCGACGAGGACTTCTCGGCCCTGCAACGCGACATTGACGCTTTCGCCGAAGCCGAGGGCCGCCGCCCGCGCATTCTGGTGGTCAAGATGGGGCAAGACGGCCACGACCGGGGCGCCAAGGTGATTGCCACCGGCTTTGCCGACCTGGGCTTTGACGTGGACGTGGGCCCGCTTTTCCAGACCCCCGAGGAAGCCGCGCGGCAGGCGGTGGAAAACGACGTGCACGTGGTCGGTGTCTCCAGTCAGGCGGCGGGCCACAAGACGCTGGTGCCGCAGCTCATTCAGGCGCTGCGGGCCGAGGGCGCAGGCGACATTCTGGTCGTCGTCGGCGGCGTGATTCCGCAGCAGGACTACCCGGCCCTGCGTGAAGCGGGCGCGGCGGGCATCTTCGGCCCCGGCACGCCCATCATGTCGTCGGCACGCGACGTGCTCGACCTGCTCAGGAAGTGA
- a CDS encoding class I SAM-dependent methyltransferase — translation MSANPDRFLGRAEVYAAARPDYPPALGNELARRGLLRGQVADLGAGTGLFTRLLLQRGAQVIAVEPNPEMREQLLRALAAEVTRGQLRVQSGTAEATGLPGSSVDLLTAAQAAHWFDPAPTRREFQRVLRPGGQVLFVWNDWREADGPFNEAYGAVVAHFSPEEGRVRTRVPRDELAQWFSGAPEELSFDHPLTFTRERLHALAGSVSYLPAPGSERFPELLARLDQAFDRQARQDTVELTYRTFAFLGRV, via the coding sequence ATGTCTGCCAACCCCGACCGTTTTCTGGGCCGCGCCGAGGTCTACGCGGCGGCCCGCCCGGACTACCCGCCCGCGCTGGGCAACGAACTGGCACGGCGCGGCCTGCTGCGCGGACAGGTGGCCGACCTCGGCGCTGGCACCGGGCTGTTTACCCGGCTGCTGCTGCAACGTGGCGCGCAGGTCATCGCGGTGGAGCCCAATCCCGAGATGCGGGAGCAACTGCTGCGCGCCCTCGCGGCTGAGGTGACGCGTGGGCAATTGCGTGTGCAGAGCGGCACGGCGGAGGCCACCGGGCTGCCAGGCAGCAGCGTGGACCTCCTGACCGCTGCGCAGGCCGCGCACTGGTTCGACCCGGCTCCCACTCGCCGCGAGTTTCAGCGGGTGCTGCGCCCCGGCGGGCAGGTGCTGTTCGTCTGGAACGACTGGCGGGAAGCTGACGGGCCTTTCAACGAGGCCTACGGCGCCGTCGTCGCCCACTTTTCCCCCGAGGAAGGCCGCGTTCGGACCCGCGTGCCGCGTGATGAGCTGGCGCAGTGGTTCAGCGGCGCCCCAGAAGAACTCAGCTTCGATCACCCGCTCACCTTCACCCGCGAGCGGCTGCACGCGCTGGCCGGCAGCGTGAGTTACCTCCCCGCGCCGGGCAGCGAGCGCTTTCCGGAACTGCTTGCCCGGCTCGACCAGGCCTTTGACCGCCAAGCCCGGCAAGACACGGTGGAGCTGACCTACCGCACCTTCGCTTTCCTGGGCCGGGTGTAA
- the alr gene encoding alanine racemase has translation MLPRAVAHISAAALDHNLSALAQRSGTRLLLPVKADAYGHGMELVGRLAAAHPDVWGLAVATPQEAETLARLDLGKPLLLLTPPAPEELGALADLGVRLPVSTLAEVEALPAHAQAHLKVDTGMNRLGARPADAVAVGRALAERGQLEGVYTHFATADEPDLSFALTQLVRFRSVLDALPPVLAHCANGGGVLSFGRIEGMSLARPGLAAYGYVPEHLRHVCALRPVMTVRARVNQLHTAYPGETVSYGALWRAERETGVAVVGMGYADGYPRNATGRAAVLIGGERRPVLGRICMDQMMVDVTGLDVGVGDWAELWGEGDLSVTDVARWGDTIEYEVLTGLGSRVERRVG, from the coding sequence ATGCTGCCCCGCGCCGTCGCCCACATTTCCGCCGCTGCCCTTGACCACAACCTGAGCGCCCTCGCGCAGCGCAGCGGCACCCGGCTGCTGCTGCCCGTCAAGGCCGACGCCTACGGACACGGCATGGAACTTGTCGGGCGGCTGGCGGCGGCGCACCCCGACGTGTGGGGACTGGCGGTGGCGACGCCGCAGGAGGCCGAAACGCTCGCCCGCCTCGACCTCGGCAAGCCGCTGCTGCTGCTCACGCCGCCCGCGCCGGAGGAGCTCGGGGCGCTCGCTGACCTCGGTGTGCGGTTGCCGGTCAGCACGCTCGCCGAGGTGGAGGCGCTGCCCGCCCACGCGCAGGCGCACCTGAAGGTGGACACCGGCATGAATCGCCTCGGGGCGCGGCCTGCCGACGCGGTGGCGGTGGGCCGGGCACTGGCGGAGCGCGGGCAACTGGAGGGGGTCTACACCCATTTCGCCACGGCGGACGAGCCTGACCTGTCCTTTGCCCTGACCCAGTTGGTCCGCTTCCGCAGCGTGCTGGACGCCTTGCCGCCCGTCCTCGCCCACTGCGCCAACGGGGGCGGCGTCCTCAGCTTCGGGCGCATTGAGGGGATGAGCCTCGCCCGGCCCGGTTTGGCGGCCTACGGCTACGTTCCCGAGCACCTGCGCCACGTCTGTGCCCTGCGCCCGGTGATGACGGTGCGCGCGCGGGTCAACCAGCTGCATACTGCCTACCCCGGCGAAACCGTCAGCTACGGCGCCCTGTGGCGGGCGGAGCGCGAAACGGGGGTGGCGGTGGTCGGCATGGGCTACGCCGACGGCTACCCCCGCAACGCGACGGGCCGCGCCGCAGTCCTCATCGGCGGCGAGCGGCGCCCGGTGCTGGGCCGCATCTGCATGGACCAGATGATGGTGGACGTGACCGGGCTGGACGTGGGGGTCGGCGACTGGGCCGAGCTGTGGGGCGAAGGCGACCTCAGCGTGACGGACGTGGCCCGCTGGGGTGACACCATTGAATATGAGGTGCTGACGGGGCTGGGGAGCCGGGTGGAGCGGCGGGTGGGGTGA
- the fni gene encoding type 2 isopentenyl-diphosphate Delta-isomerase has protein sequence MPESNLEEMRLDTVFLGRRLKAPVLIGAMTGGAEKAGVINRNLATAARNLGLGMMLGSQRVMLEHPDAWESFNVREVAPEILLIGNLGAAQFMLGYGAEQARRAVDEVMADALAIHLNPLQEALQRGGDTRWQGVTYRLKQVARELDFPVIIKEVGHGLDAATLRALADGPFAAYDVAGAGGTSWARVEQLVAHGQVHSPDLCELGVPTAQALRQARKTLPGAQLIASGGIRSGLDAARALSLGAEVVAVARPLLEPALDSSEAAEAWLRNFIQELRVALFVGGYRDVREVRGG, from the coding sequence CTGCCGGAAAGCAATCTGGAGGAGATGCGGCTGGACACTGTGTTTCTGGGCCGCCGCCTGAAAGCCCCGGTGCTCATCGGCGCCATGACTGGCGGGGCCGAGAAAGCGGGCGTCATCAACCGCAACCTCGCCACCGCCGCCCGTAACCTCGGCCTGGGGATGATGCTCGGCTCGCAGCGGGTCATGCTGGAACACCCCGACGCCTGGGAATCGTTCAACGTGCGCGAGGTGGCTCCCGAGATTCTGCTCATCGGCAACCTCGGCGCGGCGCAGTTTATGCTCGGGTACGGAGCCGAGCAGGCCCGGCGCGCGGTGGACGAGGTGATGGCCGACGCGCTCGCCATTCACCTCAACCCGCTGCAAGAAGCCCTGCAACGCGGCGGCGACACCCGCTGGCAGGGCGTGACTTACCGGCTCAAACAGGTGGCGCGCGAACTGGATTTCCCCGTCATCATCAAGGAAGTCGGGCACGGGCTGGACGCGGCGACGCTGCGGGCCCTCGCCGACGGCCCCTTTGCCGCCTACGACGTGGCGGGCGCGGGAGGCACGAGCTGGGCGCGGGTCGAACAACTCGTCGCGCACGGGCAGGTGCACTCCCCCGACCTCTGCGAACTCGGAGTGCCCACCGCGCAGGCGCTCCGGCAAGCGCGCAAAACGCTGCCGGGGGCGCAGCTCATCGCTTCCGGCGGCATCCGCAGCGGTCTGGATGCTGCCCGCGCCCTGTCGCTGGGGGCCGAGGTGGTGGCGGTGGCCCGGCCCCTGCTGGAGCCCGCGCTGGACAGCAGTGAGGCGGCGGAAGCGTGGCTGCGGAACTTTATTCAGGAATTACGGGTGGCGCTGTTCGTGGGCGGCTACCGGGACGTGCGGGAGGTGCGGGGGGGGTAA
- a CDS encoding DciA family protein — protein sequence MTRSRRSGPLDMSTLMGATLGKGKLGYGVQRARALLLWPQAVGPEIARMTRPRSVQGGTLFVEVRDSAAAHHLTMQRHHFLKRLNELLGAGQEVSELRFSVGHIRPPPDAPRAAPLPAPDRARARALVQEMSDPQVQQAALKAAEAMTRARRWREEQGWRPCPVCGEPTKEQPCRDCVLTLDDPLVRRAARLLQREPEHLGGVRERLGDSGANGAKYLALRHLAEQLDVLALECARSGGDEGYVVFLKAQAEVYLCLKLGKARSALRRPDRLHLPEKARQVLSAGTNP from the coding sequence GTGACCCGCTCCCGGCGCAGTGGCCCGCTCGACATGTCGACCCTGATGGGCGCCACGCTCGGCAAGGGCAAGCTCGGCTACGGCGTGCAGCGGGCGCGGGCGCTGCTGCTGTGGCCGCAGGCGGTGGGGCCCGAGATTGCGCGCATGACGCGGCCCCGCTCGGTGCAGGGCGGCACGCTGTTCGTGGAAGTGCGCGACAGCGCGGCGGCGCACCACTTGACCATGCAGCGCCATCACTTCCTCAAGCGACTCAACGAACTGCTCGGCGCCGGGCAGGAGGTCAGCGAACTGCGTTTCTCGGTCGGCCACATTCGCCCGCCGCCCGACGCGCCCCGCGCCGCCCCGCTGCCCGCTCCGGACCGGGCCCGCGCCCGCGCGCTGGTGCAGGAGATGAGCGACCCGCAGGTGCAGCAAGCCGCGCTCAAGGCGGCGGAGGCGATGACCCGTGCCCGGCGCTGGCGCGAGGAACAGGGCTGGCGTCCCTGCCCGGTGTGCGGCGAGCCGACGAAGGAGCAGCCCTGCCGCGACTGCGTGCTGACGCTCGACGACCCGCTGGTGCGCCGCGCCGCCCGGCTCTTGCAGCGCGAGCCCGAGCACCTCGGCGGCGTGCGCGAGAGACTCGGCGACAGCGGCGCGAACGGGGCCAAATATCTGGCGCTGCGGCACCTCGCCGAGCAGCTCGACGTGCTCGCCCTGGAATGCGCCCGCAGCGGCGGCGACGAGGGCTACGTGGTTTTCCTGAAAGCGCAGGCCGAAGTGTATCTGTGCCTCAAGCTCGGCAAGGCCCGCTCCGCGCTGCGCCGCCCCGACCGCTTGCACCTTCCCGAAAAAGCGCGGCAGGTGCTCAGCGCCGGAACGAACCCGTGA